Proteins from a genomic interval of Gossypium hirsutum isolate 1008001.06 chromosome A09, Gossypium_hirsutum_v2.1, whole genome shotgun sequence:
- the LOC107944063 gene encoding LEAF RUST 10 DISEASE-RESISTANCEUS RECEPTOR-LIKE PROTEIN KINASE-like 1.2: MHHQPFISTPSISISIFTLLLFIIFLLPVSYTQDEPRLTQCFKSFDCGNVKSLVFPFWKEVSPEYCHQEGFEVTECEDGHQPVISIDETKFRLVSVDLVNFRMTITREELWDQVCSSDASRITNVTLGYSFLRYSDKNQNLTFFYNCEPSVAAPPASAQFRCAQGLVPVYAADLVDRGSYEQFFRSCHGGPIQVQVNERAFQQLKNGSLGNVDSEGLGFDVFYPLADLFCEKCKMQNGSCENMASPQYPICKHPGEGLDVRTKLIVGFCAGAGGVLITSLFFYCWLRHRRGKGFFKSSFITGKSYLDRSLASDYEKGDSFACVHVFTYKELEEATNNFDSNRELGDGGFGTVYYGKLRDSRTVAVKRLYENNYRRVEQFMNEVDILTRLRHPNLVSLYGCTSRHSRELLVVYEYVENGTVADHLHGEYAKPGALPWHIRLDIAIETASALKYLHASDIIHRDVKTNNILLDNYFHVKVGDFGLSRLFPTDVTHVSTAPQGTPGYVDPEYHQCYQLTSKSDVFSFGVVLTELISSKPAVDIMRHRHEINLWNMAINKIQNRALHELVDPSLEFETDEKVRKKITLVAEVAFQCLQNEKDMRPTMAQVFEALVGIQNEEYKKEKGEEIEMEAAGDEGGLLKSTAVPHSPDSVIKWVSNGSSSTTTTTPSF, from the exons atgcatCATCAACCCTTCATTTCAACACCTTCCATCTCCATCTCCATCTTCACTTTGTTGTTGTTTATCATCTTCCTCCTCCCAGTATCATACACCCAAGATGAACCCAGGCTTACGCAGTGTTTTAAAAGTTTTGATTGTGGAAACGTAAAGAGCCTGGTGTTCCCCTTTTGGAAAGAGGTTAGTCCTGAATATTGTCACCAAGAAGGCTTCGAGGTGACCGAATGTGAAGATGGTCATCAGCCAGTCATCAGTATTGATGAGACTAAATTCCGATTGGTTTCTGTGGATCTGGTCAATTTTAGAATGACAATCACTAGGGAGGAATTGTGGGATCAAGTTTGTAGTTCAGATGCCAGTCGTATAACAAATGTGACTCTGGGATACTCTTTCCTGCGCTATTCCGATAAAAACCAAAACCTTACCTTCTTTTACAATTGCGAGCCATCAGTAGCAGCACCACCAGCTTCAGCTCAATTCCGGTGCGCCCAAGGGTTAGTTCCAGTCTATGCGGCTGATTTAGTGGATAGAGGTTCTTATGAACAGTTTTTTCGCTCTTGCCATGGCGGCCCTATCCAAGTTCAGGTTAATGAGAGGGCTTTCCAACAACTGAAGAATGGGAGCCTGGGAAACGTTGACTCTGAGGGTCTGGGATTTGATGTGTTCTATCCTTTGGCTGACCTTTTCTGCGAGAAATGCAAGATGCAGAACGGTTCATGCGAAAACATGGCCTCACCTCAATATCCTATCTGTAAACATCCTG gCGAAGGCTTAGACGTGAGAACAAAGCTGATCGTTG GTTTCTGTGCCGGTGCTGGAGGTGTACTAATCACCAGCCTCTTCTTCTATTGCTGGTTACGTCACCGCCGTGGTAAAGGGTTCTTTAAATCATCTTTCATAACCGGCAAGAGTTATTTGGACCGCTCTTTGGCGAGCGATTATGAGAAAGGTGATAGCTTTGCTTGTGTCCATGTCTTCACCTACAAGGAACTTGAAGAAGCTACCAACAATTTCGATTCCAATAGGGAACTTGGTGATGGAGGCTTTGGAACTGTCTATTATG GCAAACTTCGGGACAGTCGCACTGTTGCTGTTAAACGCTTATATGAAAACAACTACAGGAGAGTTGAGCAATTCATGAATGAAGTTGACATCCTAACTCGGTTGCGCCATCCAAATCTTGTCTCACTTTATGGATGCACCTCTCGGCACAGTCGGGAACTCTTGGTCGTATACGAATATGTTGAGAACGGCACTGTCGCGGACCACCTTCATGGTGAATATGCTAAACCCGGGGCACTCCCTTGGCACATTCGGTTAGACATAGCCATAGAGACCGCAAGTGCATTAAAATATCTCCATGCTTCGGATATCATTCACCGTGATGTGAAAACCAACAACATCCTCCTCGACAACTATTTTCATGTTAAAGTCGGGGATTTCGGACTGTCTCGACTCTTTCCAACTGATGTTACACATGTTTCAACCGCTCCACAAGGCACTCCCGGTTATGTCGATCCCGAATATCACCAGTGCTACCAGCTTACTAGCAAGAGCGATGTATTCAGCTTCGGGGTCGTACTAACCGAGCTAATATCATCGAAACCAGCCGTGGACATCATGAGGCACCGCCATGAAATTAACTTGTGGAACATGGCAATCAACAAGATACAAAACCGGGCATTGCACGAGCTAGTGGATCCATCTCTCGAGTTCGAAACGGATGAAAAGGTTCGGAAAAAGATAACCTTAGTGGCAGAGGTGGCGTTCCAGTGCCTTCAAAACGAGAAAGACATGAGGCCGACAATGGCTCAAGTGTTTGAGGCTTTAGTGGGCATACAAAATGAGGAATACAAGAAAGAAAAGGGTGAAGAAATAGAAATGGAAGCAGCAGGGGACGAGGGTGGGTTGTTGAAGAGTACAGCAGTGCCTCATTCTCCAGATTCTGTGATAAAATGGGTTAGCAATGGCAGCTCTTCTACAACTACTACAACACCAAGTTTCTAA
- the LOC107944064 gene encoding LEAF RUST 10 DISEASE-RESISTANCEUS RECEPTOR-LIKE PROTEIN KINASE-like 2.1 isoform X1 has product MHHQPFISTPSISISIFTLLLFIIFLLPVSYTQDEPRLTQCFKSFDCGNVKSLVFPFWKEGSPEYCHQEGFEVTECEDGHQPVISIGETKFRLVSVDLVNFRMTITREDLWDQVCSSDASRITNVTLGYSFLRYSDKNQNLTFFYNCEPSVAAPPASAQFRCAQGLVPVYAADLVDRGSYEQFFRSCHGGPIQVQVNERAFQQLKNGSLGNVDSEGLGFDVFYPLADLFCEKCKMQNGSCENMASPQYPICKHPGKGSLFKKKLTIGLGSAATGLLITVISILFFRRKISITFHCKFRNRDQDIEAFLKNNGGLVPKRYSYSDIKKMTSSFKEKLGKGGYGSVYKGKLPDGRLVAVKLLNTSKGDGQEFINEVASISRTSHVNVVTLLGFCLEGGKRALIYEFMPNGSLEKFIYDYEQNISKDNRQHLTVKDLYQIAIGIARGLEYLHLGCSTRILHFDIKPHNILLDDQFCPKISDFGLAKLCGRTDSMVSMLEARGTIGYIAPEVFCRNIGCVSHKSDVYSYGMMILEMGGGRKNLDVGVHHTSEIYFPQWIYEHIEQGNIEPELLGLVSKEETEIARKMIVVGLWCIQTNPKDRPSISKVKEMLESTQPLQIPPKP; this is encoded by the exons atgcatCATCAACCCTTCATTTCAACACCTTCCATCTCCATCTCCATCTTCACTTTGTTGTTGTTTATCATCTTCCTCCTCCCAGTATCATACACCCAAGATGAACCCAGGCTTACGCAGTGTTTTAAAAGTTTTGATTGTGGAAACGTAAAGAGCCTGGTGTTCCCCTTTTGGAAAGAGGGTAGTCCTGAATATTGTCACCAAGAAGGCTTCGAGGTGACCGAATGTGAAGATGGTCATCAGCCAGTCATCAGTATTGGTGAGACTAAATTCCGATTGGTTTCTGTGGATCTGGTCAATTTTAGAATGACAATCACTAGGGAGGATTTGTGGGATCAAGTTTGTAGTTCAGATGCCAGTCGTATAACAAATGTGACTCTGGGATACTCTTTCCTGCGCTATTCCGATAAAAACCAAAACCTTACCTTCTTTTACAATTGCGAGCCATCAGTAGCAGCACCACCAGCTTCAGCTCAATTCCGGTGCGCCCAAGGGTTAGTTCCAGTCTATGCGGCTGATTTAGTGGATAGAGGTTCTTATGAACAGTTTTTTCGCTCTTGCCATGGCGGCCCTATCCAAGTTCAGGTTAATGAGAGGGCTTTCCAACAACTGAAGAATGGGAGCCTGGGAAACGTTGACTCTGAGGGTCTGGGATTTGATGTGTTCTATCCTTTGGCTGACCTTTTCTGCGAGAAATGCAAGATGCAGAACGGTTCATGCGAAAACATGGCCTCACCTCAATATCCTATCTGTAAACATCCTG GAAAAGGTTCTCTCTTTAAAAAAAAGCTTACAATAG GCCTTGGTAGTGCAGCAACTGGTCTACTGATCACCGTTATCAGCATTCTATTTTTCAGAAGAAAAATCTCGATTACCTTTCATTGTAAGTTTAGAAACAGAGATCAAGATATTGAGGCTTTCCTAAAAAACAATGGAGGTTTAGTTCCTAAAAGATACAGTTATTCAGACATCAAGAAAATGACCAGCTCATTTAAAGAAAAGCTAGGCAAAGGAGGTTACGGTAGTGTTTACAAAGGGAAGCTACCCGACGGCCGCCTTGTTGCTGTGAAACTGCTTAATACATCCAAAGGAGATGGTCAAGAATTTATCAATGAGGTTGCTAGTATTAGTCGTACCTCTCATGTTAATGTTGTCACCCTTTTAGGCTTTTGTTTAGAGGGCGGAAAAAGAGCCTTGATTTATGAGTTCATGCCCAACGGATCGTTAGAAAAATTCATCTATGACTATGAACAAAATATTTCCAAAGATAATCGTCAGCACTTGACAGTAAAAGACTTGTATCAAATTGCAATCGGAATAGCCCGTGGGCTCGAGTACTTACACCTTGGCTGCAGCACTCGGATTCTGCATTTCGACATAAAGCCTCATAATATTCTTCTAGATGATCAATTTTGCCCGAAAATCTCTGATTTTGGGCTTGCGAAACTGTGTGGGAGGACTGATAGTATGGTATCTATGTTGGAAGCTAGAGGAACAATTGGTTACATAGCTCCAGAAGTATTTTGCAGGAACATTGGATGTGTTTCGCATAAATCAGATGTGTATAGCTATGGCATGATGATTCTAGAGATGGGTGGAGGCAGAAAGAACCTAGATGTTGGGGTACATCACACCAGCGAGATATATTTTCCGCAATGGATTTATGAGCATATTGAACAAGGCAATATTGAACCGGAATTGCTTGGTCTTGTGAGCAAAGAAGAGACAGAGATTGCAAGGAAGATGATAGTAGTTGGGCTGTGGTGCATACAAACAAATCCTAAAGACCGACCTTCCATAAGTAAGGTGAAAGAGATGCTGGAAAGCACACAACCGTTGCAAATTCCACCAAAGCCTTAA
- the LOC107944064 gene encoding LEAF RUST 10 DISEASE-RESISTANCEUS RECEPTOR-LIKE PROTEIN KINASE-like 2.8 isoform X2: MHHQPFISTPSISISIFTLLLFIIFLLPVSYTQDEPRLTQCFKSFDCGNVKSLVFPFWKEGSPEYCHQEGFEVTECEDGHQPVISIGETKFRLVSVDLVNFRMTITREDLWDQVCSSDASRITNVTLGYSFLRYSDKNQNLTFFYNCEPSVAAPPASAQFRCAQGLVPVYAADLVDRGSYEQFFRSCHGGPIQVQVNERAFQQLKNGSLGNVDSEGLGFDVFYPLADLFCEKCKMQNGSCENMASPQYPICKHPGLGSAATGLLITVISILFFRRKISITFHCKFRNRDQDIEAFLKNNGGLVPKRYSYSDIKKMTSSFKEKLGKGGYGSVYKGKLPDGRLVAVKLLNTSKGDGQEFINEVASISRTSHVNVVTLLGFCLEGGKRALIYEFMPNGSLEKFIYDYEQNISKDNRQHLTVKDLYQIAIGIARGLEYLHLGCSTRILHFDIKPHNILLDDQFCPKISDFGLAKLCGRTDSMVSMLEARGTIGYIAPEVFCRNIGCVSHKSDVYSYGMMILEMGGGRKNLDVGVHHTSEIYFPQWIYEHIEQGNIEPELLGLVSKEETEIARKMIVVGLWCIQTNPKDRPSISKVKEMLESTQPLQIPPKP, from the exons atgcatCATCAACCCTTCATTTCAACACCTTCCATCTCCATCTCCATCTTCACTTTGTTGTTGTTTATCATCTTCCTCCTCCCAGTATCATACACCCAAGATGAACCCAGGCTTACGCAGTGTTTTAAAAGTTTTGATTGTGGAAACGTAAAGAGCCTGGTGTTCCCCTTTTGGAAAGAGGGTAGTCCTGAATATTGTCACCAAGAAGGCTTCGAGGTGACCGAATGTGAAGATGGTCATCAGCCAGTCATCAGTATTGGTGAGACTAAATTCCGATTGGTTTCTGTGGATCTGGTCAATTTTAGAATGACAATCACTAGGGAGGATTTGTGGGATCAAGTTTGTAGTTCAGATGCCAGTCGTATAACAAATGTGACTCTGGGATACTCTTTCCTGCGCTATTCCGATAAAAACCAAAACCTTACCTTCTTTTACAATTGCGAGCCATCAGTAGCAGCACCACCAGCTTCAGCTCAATTCCGGTGCGCCCAAGGGTTAGTTCCAGTCTATGCGGCTGATTTAGTGGATAGAGGTTCTTATGAACAGTTTTTTCGCTCTTGCCATGGCGGCCCTATCCAAGTTCAGGTTAATGAGAGGGCTTTCCAACAACTGAAGAATGGGAGCCTGGGAAACGTTGACTCTGAGGGTCTGGGATTTGATGTGTTCTATCCTTTGGCTGACCTTTTCTGCGAGAAATGCAAGATGCAGAACGGTTCATGCGAAAACATGGCCTCACCTCAATATCCTATCTGTAAACATCCTG GCCTTGGTAGTGCAGCAACTGGTCTACTGATCACCGTTATCAGCATTCTATTTTTCAGAAGAAAAATCTCGATTACCTTTCATTGTAAGTTTAGAAACAGAGATCAAGATATTGAGGCTTTCCTAAAAAACAATGGAGGTTTAGTTCCTAAAAGATACAGTTATTCAGACATCAAGAAAATGACCAGCTCATTTAAAGAAAAGCTAGGCAAAGGAGGTTACGGTAGTGTTTACAAAGGGAAGCTACCCGACGGCCGCCTTGTTGCTGTGAAACTGCTTAATACATCCAAAGGAGATGGTCAAGAATTTATCAATGAGGTTGCTAGTATTAGTCGTACCTCTCATGTTAATGTTGTCACCCTTTTAGGCTTTTGTTTAGAGGGCGGAAAAAGAGCCTTGATTTATGAGTTCATGCCCAACGGATCGTTAGAAAAATTCATCTATGACTATGAACAAAATATTTCCAAAGATAATCGTCAGCACTTGACAGTAAAAGACTTGTATCAAATTGCAATCGGAATAGCCCGTGGGCTCGAGTACTTACACCTTGGCTGCAGCACTCGGATTCTGCATTTCGACATAAAGCCTCATAATATTCTTCTAGATGATCAATTTTGCCCGAAAATCTCTGATTTTGGGCTTGCGAAACTGTGTGGGAGGACTGATAGTATGGTATCTATGTTGGAAGCTAGAGGAACAATTGGTTACATAGCTCCAGAAGTATTTTGCAGGAACATTGGATGTGTTTCGCATAAATCAGATGTGTATAGCTATGGCATGATGATTCTAGAGATGGGTGGAGGCAGAAAGAACCTAGATGTTGGGGTACATCACACCAGCGAGATATATTTTCCGCAATGGATTTATGAGCATATTGAACAAGGCAATATTGAACCGGAATTGCTTGGTCTTGTGAGCAAAGAAGAGACAGAGATTGCAAGGAAGATGATAGTAGTTGGGCTGTGGTGCATACAAACAAATCCTAAAGACCGACCTTCCATAAGTAAGGTGAAAGAGATGCTGGAAAGCACACAACCGTTGCAAATTCCACCAAAGCCTTAA